In Pararge aegeria chromosome 27, ilParAegt1.1, whole genome shotgun sequence, one genomic interval encodes:
- the LOC120635653 gene encoding putative mediator of RNA polymerase II transcription subunit 26 isoform X3, translated as MFGPITSLVATGTAKFEYEPVFSDEEIYNIYGSTNGSTKIVLQSITCMKEYESKSFEELRLEDCLAGRGGLPWIKSGVFQQTKDKPIFGGSPFGQPAKANTSCAFGGGFGSTSCFGRTSQFPCRNMRVNAQTCTPCMPQVGSLFNACMHAGSMHVCVFPCRNQTWEETENCLTSGTKIHTCMFNSNQIYSRNFPKEILGIVYNIFGNARMAFEHALARFDDATKMIENIRIDYLLPLGRTIVITEFNASKDAFDQSVREFALASNAYDFVCINNINVSNIQTFRNAISYLKNAGNKFAKTDAFIKTTSNTTMSSVYYISTITDSGAFYSAKNAIAYANHAIEMARRHLAELFPFETYAAKDRFTFGNVSGSSINPYLSFGSAPNCSETGAKTKSMFGPKPSFLFGTPNKTGPEIPSDPTFGTNPTLSFGSKPTVPFGMNTSTGNNTSAKTNCDPSIGTNQNLSFGTKPSIPFGMNTSTVNNTSSKTNSDQTSGTNPTFSFGINTGTVNNTSAKTNSDPTIGTNPTLSFGTKPSGPFGMNTSTVINTSAKTNSDQTSSTNPTLPFGMNTSTVINTSAKTNSDPTIGTNPTLSFGTKPSGPFGMNTSTVINTSAKTNSDPSIGTNPTLSFGTKPTIPIGINTSTVNNASTYNIKTDRTSFTNTGIALGLPEFDVKADFSNNSGGVVRNMNQNTIAPYSHHIRRDTDQQSLNSRHNSLNFDKGYPISGEISLKGDLNGLNTVFLSLKISKDDPNSENISLKINESGCNTADDSIDIDKVRHISGDTALEIDKKDPNFREINFINDKIAPNNGDTDLTINQFVCNPRNIVKINQDCPNSGDTNFSHDKVGNNSGDAGGRHAQSKIPMTTKGETDSADTGLKIASDGLNCKDTTNRYDADGLKSEDINFKQIDGPNSGDTGRHNAEDASPNSAKDETSAVDVGLKISSDVLNYKDKNLKYHTSELKFGNISLKNIGDPSSEVTGGRNAEDGNPANDDTNSADAGIKIASDTHNCIDTKLNNHSGELIIGNVNLKQVGSPNSEGTGDPNSEEASPKTAKDETTTNASLKINFDALLSKDTNLKYQSHSGKFKWGDINSKNKGDSNSGHTGGKDTCSKSAEDLN; from the exons GAGTACGAGTCTAAATCGTTCGAAGAACTTCGCTTGGAAGACTGCCTAGCGGGCCGAGGGGGACTCCCCTGGATAAAGTCCGGAGTATTCCAGCAGACTAAGGACAAACCGATATTCGGAGGATCCC CGTTCGGTCAACCCGCGAAGGCTAACACGTCTTGTGCCTTCGGTGGAGGCTTCGGATCTACCTCATGCTTCGGGCGGACCAGTCAGTTTCCATGCCGAAATATGCGCGTGAATGCTCAAACCTGCACACCATGCATGCCACAGGTCGGAAGCCTATTcaatgcatgcatgcatgcaggGAGCATGCACGTCTGTGTATTCCCATGCAGAAACCAAACTTGGGAGGAAACGGAAAACTGTCTGACTAGTGGCACTAAAATACACACGTGCATGTTCAACTCAAATCAAATATATTCCAGAAATTTTCCCAAAGAAATTTTAGGTATAGTTTATAACATTTTCGGCAACGCGAGAATGGCTTTCGAACATGCGTTAGCGAGGTTTGACGACGCTACCAAAATGATCGAGAATATTCGTATTGATTACCTATTACCACTCGGGCGCACGATCGTGATAACCGAATTCAATGCCTCGAAGGATGCGTTCGATCAATCCGTAAGGGAGTTTGCGCTGGCATCGAACGCTTATGATTTTGTCTGcatcaataatattaatgtcaGCAATATACAAACGTTTAGAAACGCAATCAGTTATTTGAAAAATGCGGGTAATAAGTTCGCAAAAACTGACGCTTTCATAAAAACAACAAGCAATACAACCATGTCTAGCGTTTACTATATTTCTACCATAACGGACAGTGGTGCTTTCTATTCAGCCAAAAATGCCATTGCATACGCTAACCATGCGATTGAAATGGCTCGTCGACATCTCGCTGAACTTTTCCCATTTGAGACATACGCGGCGAAAGACAGATTTACTTTCGGTAATGTGTCGGGTAGTTCTATTAATCCCTATTTGAGTTTTGGTTCAGCGCCTAATTGCTCTGAAACAGGTGCAAAGACTAAAAGTATGTTTGGTCCTAAACCTAGTTTTCTATTTGGTACACCAAATAAAACCGGTCCCGAGATACCCAGCGATCCAACGTTTGGTACAAACCCAACTCTTTCGTTTGGTTCTAAACCAACCGTTCCGTTTGGTATGAATACTAGTACAGGGAATAATACCAGTGCCAAGACAAATTGCGATCCAAGTATTGGTACAAATCAAAATCTTTCGTTTGGTACTAAACCAAGCATTCCGTTTGGTATGAATACCAGTACAGTAAATAATACCAGTTCCAAGACAAATAGCGATCAAACTTCTGGTACAAATCCAACTTTTTCGTTTGGTATAAATACTGGTACAGTGAATAATACCAGTGCCAAGACAAATAGCGATCCAACTATTGGTACAAATCCAACTCTTTCATTTGGTACTAAGCCAAGCGGCCCCTTTGGTATGAATACTAGTACAGTGATTAATACCAGTGCCAAGACAAATAGCGATCAAACTTCTAGTACAAATCCAACTCTTCCGTTTGGTATGAATACTAGTACAGTGATTAATACCAGTGCCAAGACAAATAGCGATCCAACTATTGGTACAAATCCAACTCTTTCATTTGGTACTAAGCCAAGCGGCCCCTTTGGTATGAATACTAGTACAGTGATTAATACCAGTGCCAAGACAAATAGCGATCCAAGTATTGGTACAAATCCAACTCTTTCGTTTGGTACTAAACCAACCATTCCGATTGGTATCAATACTAGTACAGTAAATAATGCTAGTACATACAACATTAAAACTGACCGAACTAGTTTTACAAATACCGGCATTGCTTTGGGGCTACCCGAATTTGACGTGAAAGCCGACTTCTCTAACAATTCTGGTGGTGTAGTAAGAAATATGAATCAAAATACTATTGCCCCTTATTCTCATCATATTCGTCGTGACACTGATCAACAAAGCTTAAATTCTAGACATAACAGTTTGAACTTTGATAAAGGATACCCTATATCTGGAGAAATTAGTCTTAAGGGTGATTTAAATGGACTGAATACTGTATTTCTTAGTCTTAAGATTAGTAAAGATGACCCTAATTCTGAAAATATCAGTCTAAAGATTAACGAAAGTGGCTGTAATACGGCGGATGATAGTATTGATATTGATAAAGTTCGTCATATATCAGGAGACACAGCACTTGAGATAGATAAAAAAGATCCAAATTTTagagaaattaattttataaatgataaaattgCTCCTAATAATGGAGATACGGACTTGACGATTAATCAATTCGTTTGTAATCCTAGAAACATTGTCAAGATAAATCAAGATTGCCCTAATTCGGGAGATACCAATTTTAGCCATGATAAAGTCGGTAATAATTCTGGAGATGCCGGTGGACGCCATGCTCAATCAAAAATTCCTATGACTACCAAAGGTGAAACTGATTCTGCAGATACTGGTCTTAAAATTGCGTCCGATGGCCTTAATTGTAAAGATACGACAAATAGGTATGATGCAGATGGGCTTAAATCcgaagatattaattttaagcaAATAGATGGTCCTAATTCTGGAGATACTGGTAGGCATAATGCCGAAGACGCGAGTCCTAACTCTGCTAAAGATGAGACTTCTGCTGTAGATGTTGGCCTTAAGATTTCTTCTGATGTCCTAAATTATAAAGATAAGAACCTTAAGTATCATACAAGTGAGCTTAAATTTGGAAATATAAGTCTCAAGAATATAGGTGACCCTAGTTCTGAggttactggtggtcgcaatgCTGAAGATGGAAATCCTGCTAACGATGATACTAATTCTGCAGATGCTGGTATTAAGATTGCGTCAGATACCCATAATTGCATTGATACGAAACTGAATAATCATTCAGGCGAGCTTATAATTGGGAATGTAAATCTTAAGCAAGTAGGCAGCCCCAATTCTGAAGGTACTGGTGACCCTAATTCTGAAGAGGCAAGTCCTAAGACTGCTAAAGATGAAACTACTACAAATGCCAGCCTTAAGATTAATTTTGACGCCCTTCTTTCTAAAGATACGAATCTAAAGTATCAAAGTCATTCAGGTAAGTTTAAATGGGGAGATATCAATTCCAAGAATAAAGGTGATTCTAATTCTGGACATACTGGTGGTAAAGATACTTGTAGTAAATCTGCTGAAGACTtgaattaa
- the LOC120635653 gene encoding uncharacterized threonine-rich GPI-anchored glycoprotein PJ4664.02-like isoform X1 — protein MFGPITSLVATGTAKFEYEPVFSDEEIYNIYGSTNGSTKIVLQSITCMKEYESKSFEELRLEDCLAGRGGLPWIKSGVFQQTKDKPIFGGSPFGQDATTSEPGAFGQQVTTCASSVFGQLTTTSSASAIGQHATTCAPSVFGQPSTTSAPSAFSQQPMTYASNVFGQPSTTSAPSAFGQQATSYASSVFGQPTTTSAPNAFGQPTITSASSVFGQPTTTSAPSAFGQQATTRAPSVFGQSAITCAPSVFNQPATNVFGGGIGTTSSFGQTSFGQPAKANTSCAFGGGFGSTSCFGRTSQFPCRNMRVNAQTCTPCMPQVGSLFNACMHAGSMHVCVFPCRNQTWEETENCLTSGTKIHTCMFNSNQIYSRNFPKEILGIVYNIFGNARMAFEHALARFDDATKMIENIRIDYLLPLGRTIVITEFNASKDAFDQSVREFALASNAYDFVCINNINVSNIQTFRNAISYLKNAGNKFAKTDAFIKTTSNTTMSSVYYISTITDSGAFYSAKNAIAYANHAIEMARRHLAELFPFETYAAKDRFTFGNVSGSSINPYLSFGSAPNCSETGAKTKSMFGPKPSFLFGTPNKTGPEIPSDPTFGTNPTLSFGSKPTVPFGMNTSTGNNTSAKTNCDPSIGTNQNLSFGTKPSIPFGMNTSTVNNTSSKTNSDQTSGTNPTFSFGINTGTVNNTSAKTNSDPTIGTNPTLSFGTKPSGPFGMNTSTVINTSAKTNSDQTSSTNPTLPFGMNTSTVINTSAKTNSDPTIGTNPTLSFGTKPSGPFGMNTSTVINTSAKTNSDPSIGTNPTLSFGTKPTIPIGINTSTVNNASTYNIKTDRTSFTNTGIALGLPEFDVKADFSNNSGGVVRNMNQNTIAPYSHHIRRDTDQQSLNSRHNSLNFDKGYPISGEISLKGDLNGLNTVFLSLKISKDDPNSENISLKINESGCNTADDSIDIDKVRHISGDTALEIDKKDPNFREINFINDKIAPNNGDTDLTINQFVCNPRNIVKINQDCPNSGDTNFSHDKVGNNSGDAGGRHAQSKIPMTTKGETDSADTGLKIASDGLNCKDTTNRYDADGLKSEDINFKQIDGPNSGDTGRHNAEDASPNSAKDETSAVDVGLKISSDVLNYKDKNLKYHTSELKFGNISLKNIGDPSSEVTGGRNAEDGNPANDDTNSADAGIKIASDTHNCIDTKLNNHSGELIIGNVNLKQVGSPNSEGTGDPNSEEASPKTAKDETTTNASLKINFDALLSKDTNLKYQSHSGKFKWGDINSKNKGDSNSGHTGGKDTCSKSAEDLN, from the exons GAGTACGAGTCTAAATCGTTCGAAGAACTTCGCTTGGAAGACTGCCTAGCGGGCCGAGGGGGACTCCCCTGGATAAAGTCCGGAGTATTCCAGCAGACTAAGGACAAACCGATATTCGGAGGATCCC CATTCGGTCAAGACGCGACTACCAGCGAGCCTGGTGCCTTCGGTCAACAAGTGACGACTTGCGCGTCTAGCGTCTTCGGTCAACTCACGACTACTAGTTCGGCTAGTGCAATCGGTCAACATGCGACTACTTGTGCGCCTAGTGTATTCGGTCAACCCTCGACTACCAGCGCGCCTAGTGCCTTCAGTCAGCAACCGATGACTTACGCGTCTAATGTGTTCGGTCAACCCTCAACTACTAGTGCACCTAGTGCCTTCGGTCAACAAGCGACGTCTTACGCGTCTAGTGTCTTCGGTCAACCCACGACTACCAGTGCGCCTAATGCCTTCGGTCAACCTACGATTACCAGTGCGTCTAGTGTCTTCGGTCAACCCACGACTACCAGTGCGCCTAGTGCCTTCGGTCAACAAGCGACTACTCGTGCGCCTAGTGTCTTCGGTCAATCCGCGATTACTTGTGCGCCTAGTGTCTTCAATCAACCCGCGACTAATGTCTTCGGTGGAGGCATCGGAACCACCTCCAGCTTCGGACAGACCT CGTTCGGTCAACCCGCGAAGGCTAACACGTCTTGTGCCTTCGGTGGAGGCTTCGGATCTACCTCATGCTTCGGGCGGACCAGTCAGTTTCCATGCCGAAATATGCGCGTGAATGCTCAAACCTGCACACCATGCATGCCACAGGTCGGAAGCCTATTcaatgcatgcatgcatgcaggGAGCATGCACGTCTGTGTATTCCCATGCAGAAACCAAACTTGGGAGGAAACGGAAAACTGTCTGACTAGTGGCACTAAAATACACACGTGCATGTTCAACTCAAATCAAATATATTCCAGAAATTTTCCCAAAGAAATTTTAGGTATAGTTTATAACATTTTCGGCAACGCGAGAATGGCTTTCGAACATGCGTTAGCGAGGTTTGACGACGCTACCAAAATGATCGAGAATATTCGTATTGATTACCTATTACCACTCGGGCGCACGATCGTGATAACCGAATTCAATGCCTCGAAGGATGCGTTCGATCAATCCGTAAGGGAGTTTGCGCTGGCATCGAACGCTTATGATTTTGTCTGcatcaataatattaatgtcaGCAATATACAAACGTTTAGAAACGCAATCAGTTATTTGAAAAATGCGGGTAATAAGTTCGCAAAAACTGACGCTTTCATAAAAACAACAAGCAATACAACCATGTCTAGCGTTTACTATATTTCTACCATAACGGACAGTGGTGCTTTCTATTCAGCCAAAAATGCCATTGCATACGCTAACCATGCGATTGAAATGGCTCGTCGACATCTCGCTGAACTTTTCCCATTTGAGACATACGCGGCGAAAGACAGATTTACTTTCGGTAATGTGTCGGGTAGTTCTATTAATCCCTATTTGAGTTTTGGTTCAGCGCCTAATTGCTCTGAAACAGGTGCAAAGACTAAAAGTATGTTTGGTCCTAAACCTAGTTTTCTATTTGGTACACCAAATAAAACCGGTCCCGAGATACCCAGCGATCCAACGTTTGGTACAAACCCAACTCTTTCGTTTGGTTCTAAACCAACCGTTCCGTTTGGTATGAATACTAGTACAGGGAATAATACCAGTGCCAAGACAAATTGCGATCCAAGTATTGGTACAAATCAAAATCTTTCGTTTGGTACTAAACCAAGCATTCCGTTTGGTATGAATACCAGTACAGTAAATAATACCAGTTCCAAGACAAATAGCGATCAAACTTCTGGTACAAATCCAACTTTTTCGTTTGGTATAAATACTGGTACAGTGAATAATACCAGTGCCAAGACAAATAGCGATCCAACTATTGGTACAAATCCAACTCTTTCATTTGGTACTAAGCCAAGCGGCCCCTTTGGTATGAATACTAGTACAGTGATTAATACCAGTGCCAAGACAAATAGCGATCAAACTTCTAGTACAAATCCAACTCTTCCGTTTGGTATGAATACTAGTACAGTGATTAATACCAGTGCCAAGACAAATAGCGATCCAACTATTGGTACAAATCCAACTCTTTCATTTGGTACTAAGCCAAGCGGCCCCTTTGGTATGAATACTAGTACAGTGATTAATACCAGTGCCAAGACAAATAGCGATCCAAGTATTGGTACAAATCCAACTCTTTCGTTTGGTACTAAACCAACCATTCCGATTGGTATCAATACTAGTACAGTAAATAATGCTAGTACATACAACATTAAAACTGACCGAACTAGTTTTACAAATACCGGCATTGCTTTGGGGCTACCCGAATTTGACGTGAAAGCCGACTTCTCTAACAATTCTGGTGGTGTAGTAAGAAATATGAATCAAAATACTATTGCCCCTTATTCTCATCATATTCGTCGTGACACTGATCAACAAAGCTTAAATTCTAGACATAACAGTTTGAACTTTGATAAAGGATACCCTATATCTGGAGAAATTAGTCTTAAGGGTGATTTAAATGGACTGAATACTGTATTTCTTAGTCTTAAGATTAGTAAAGATGACCCTAATTCTGAAAATATCAGTCTAAAGATTAACGAAAGTGGCTGTAATACGGCGGATGATAGTATTGATATTGATAAAGTTCGTCATATATCAGGAGACACAGCACTTGAGATAGATAAAAAAGATCCAAATTTTagagaaattaattttataaatgataaaattgCTCCTAATAATGGAGATACGGACTTGACGATTAATCAATTCGTTTGTAATCCTAGAAACATTGTCAAGATAAATCAAGATTGCCCTAATTCGGGAGATACCAATTTTAGCCATGATAAAGTCGGTAATAATTCTGGAGATGCCGGTGGACGCCATGCTCAATCAAAAATTCCTATGACTACCAAAGGTGAAACTGATTCTGCAGATACTGGTCTTAAAATTGCGTCCGATGGCCTTAATTGTAAAGATACGACAAATAGGTATGATGCAGATGGGCTTAAATCcgaagatattaattttaagcaAATAGATGGTCCTAATTCTGGAGATACTGGTAGGCATAATGCCGAAGACGCGAGTCCTAACTCTGCTAAAGATGAGACTTCTGCTGTAGATGTTGGCCTTAAGATTTCTTCTGATGTCCTAAATTATAAAGATAAGAACCTTAAGTATCATACAAGTGAGCTTAAATTTGGAAATATAAGTCTCAAGAATATAGGTGACCCTAGTTCTGAggttactggtggtcgcaatgCTGAAGATGGAAATCCTGCTAACGATGATACTAATTCTGCAGATGCTGGTATTAAGATTGCGTCAGATACCCATAATTGCATTGATACGAAACTGAATAATCATTCAGGCGAGCTTATAATTGGGAATGTAAATCTTAAGCAAGTAGGCAGCCCCAATTCTGAAGGTACTGGTGACCCTAATTCTGAAGAGGCAAGTCCTAAGACTGCTAAAGATGAAACTACTACAAATGCCAGCCTTAAGATTAATTTTGACGCCCTTCTTTCTAAAGATACGAATCTAAAGTATCAAAGTCATTCAGGTAAGTTTAAATGGGGAGATATCAATTCCAAGAATAAAGGTGATTCTAATTCTGGACATACTGGTGGTAAAGATACTTGTAGTAAATCTGCTGAAGACTtgaattaa
- the LOC120635653 gene encoding uncharacterized threonine-rich GPI-anchored glycoprotein PJ4664.02-like isoform X2, protein MFGPITSLVGTAKFEYEPVFSDEEIYNIYGSTNGSTKIVLQSITCMKEYESKSFEELRLEDCLAGRGGLPWIKSGVFQQTKDKPIFGGSPFGQDATTSEPGAFGQQVTTCASSVFGQLTTTSSASAIGQHATTCAPSVFGQPSTTSAPSAFSQQPMTYASNVFGQPSTTSAPSAFGQQATSYASSVFGQPTTTSAPNAFGQPTITSASSVFGQPTTTSAPSAFGQQATTRAPSVFGQSAITCAPSVFNQPATNVFGGGIGTTSSFGQTSFGQPAKANTSCAFGGGFGSTSCFGRTSQFPCRNMRVNAQTCTPCMPQVGSLFNACMHAGSMHVCVFPCRNQTWEETENCLTSGTKIHTCMFNSNQIYSRNFPKEILGIVYNIFGNARMAFEHALARFDDATKMIENIRIDYLLPLGRTIVITEFNASKDAFDQSVREFALASNAYDFVCINNINVSNIQTFRNAISYLKNAGNKFAKTDAFIKTTSNTTMSSVYYISTITDSGAFYSAKNAIAYANHAIEMARRHLAELFPFETYAAKDRFTFGNVSGSSINPYLSFGSAPNCSETGAKTKSMFGPKPSFLFGTPNKTGPEIPSDPTFGTNPTLSFGSKPTVPFGMNTSTGNNTSAKTNCDPSIGTNQNLSFGTKPSIPFGMNTSTVNNTSSKTNSDQTSGTNPTFSFGINTGTVNNTSAKTNSDPTIGTNPTLSFGTKPSGPFGMNTSTVINTSAKTNSDQTSSTNPTLPFGMNTSTVINTSAKTNSDPTIGTNPTLSFGTKPSGPFGMNTSTVINTSAKTNSDPSIGTNPTLSFGTKPTIPIGINTSTVNNASTYNIKTDRTSFTNTGIALGLPEFDVKADFSNNSGGVVRNMNQNTIAPYSHHIRRDTDQQSLNSRHNSLNFDKGYPISGEISLKGDLNGLNTVFLSLKISKDDPNSENISLKINESGCNTADDSIDIDKVRHISGDTALEIDKKDPNFREINFINDKIAPNNGDTDLTINQFVCNPRNIVKINQDCPNSGDTNFSHDKVGNNSGDAGGRHAQSKIPMTTKGETDSADTGLKIASDGLNCKDTTNRYDADGLKSEDINFKQIDGPNSGDTGRHNAEDASPNSAKDETSAVDVGLKISSDVLNYKDKNLKYHTSELKFGNISLKNIGDPSSEVTGGRNAEDGNPANDDTNSADAGIKIASDTHNCIDTKLNNHSGELIIGNVNLKQVGSPNSEGTGDPNSEEASPKTAKDETTTNASLKINFDALLSKDTNLKYQSHSGKFKWGDINSKNKGDSNSGHTGGKDTCSKSAEDLN, encoded by the exons GAGTACGAGTCTAAATCGTTCGAAGAACTTCGCTTGGAAGACTGCCTAGCGGGCCGAGGGGGACTCCCCTGGATAAAGTCCGGAGTATTCCAGCAGACTAAGGACAAACCGATATTCGGAGGATCCC CATTCGGTCAAGACGCGACTACCAGCGAGCCTGGTGCCTTCGGTCAACAAGTGACGACTTGCGCGTCTAGCGTCTTCGGTCAACTCACGACTACTAGTTCGGCTAGTGCAATCGGTCAACATGCGACTACTTGTGCGCCTAGTGTATTCGGTCAACCCTCGACTACCAGCGCGCCTAGTGCCTTCAGTCAGCAACCGATGACTTACGCGTCTAATGTGTTCGGTCAACCCTCAACTACTAGTGCACCTAGTGCCTTCGGTCAACAAGCGACGTCTTACGCGTCTAGTGTCTTCGGTCAACCCACGACTACCAGTGCGCCTAATGCCTTCGGTCAACCTACGATTACCAGTGCGTCTAGTGTCTTCGGTCAACCCACGACTACCAGTGCGCCTAGTGCCTTCGGTCAACAAGCGACTACTCGTGCGCCTAGTGTCTTCGGTCAATCCGCGATTACTTGTGCGCCTAGTGTCTTCAATCAACCCGCGACTAATGTCTTCGGTGGAGGCATCGGAACCACCTCCAGCTTCGGACAGACCT CGTTCGGTCAACCCGCGAAGGCTAACACGTCTTGTGCCTTCGGTGGAGGCTTCGGATCTACCTCATGCTTCGGGCGGACCAGTCAGTTTCCATGCCGAAATATGCGCGTGAATGCTCAAACCTGCACACCATGCATGCCACAGGTCGGAAGCCTATTcaatgcatgcatgcatgcaggGAGCATGCACGTCTGTGTATTCCCATGCAGAAACCAAACTTGGGAGGAAACGGAAAACTGTCTGACTAGTGGCACTAAAATACACACGTGCATGTTCAACTCAAATCAAATATATTCCAGAAATTTTCCCAAAGAAATTTTAGGTATAGTTTATAACATTTTCGGCAACGCGAGAATGGCTTTCGAACATGCGTTAGCGAGGTTTGACGACGCTACCAAAATGATCGAGAATATTCGTATTGATTACCTATTACCACTCGGGCGCACGATCGTGATAACCGAATTCAATGCCTCGAAGGATGCGTTCGATCAATCCGTAAGGGAGTTTGCGCTGGCATCGAACGCTTATGATTTTGTCTGcatcaataatattaatgtcaGCAATATACAAACGTTTAGAAACGCAATCAGTTATTTGAAAAATGCGGGTAATAAGTTCGCAAAAACTGACGCTTTCATAAAAACAACAAGCAATACAACCATGTCTAGCGTTTACTATATTTCTACCATAACGGACAGTGGTGCTTTCTATTCAGCCAAAAATGCCATTGCATACGCTAACCATGCGATTGAAATGGCTCGTCGACATCTCGCTGAACTTTTCCCATTTGAGACATACGCGGCGAAAGACAGATTTACTTTCGGTAATGTGTCGGGTAGTTCTATTAATCCCTATTTGAGTTTTGGTTCAGCGCCTAATTGCTCTGAAACAGGTGCAAAGACTAAAAGTATGTTTGGTCCTAAACCTAGTTTTCTATTTGGTACACCAAATAAAACCGGTCCCGAGATACCCAGCGATCCAACGTTTGGTACAAACCCAACTCTTTCGTTTGGTTCTAAACCAACCGTTCCGTTTGGTATGAATACTAGTACAGGGAATAATACCAGTGCCAAGACAAATTGCGATCCAAGTATTGGTACAAATCAAAATCTTTCGTTTGGTACTAAACCAAGCATTCCGTTTGGTATGAATACCAGTACAGTAAATAATACCAGTTCCAAGACAAATAGCGATCAAACTTCTGGTACAAATCCAACTTTTTCGTTTGGTATAAATACTGGTACAGTGAATAATACCAGTGCCAAGACAAATAGCGATCCAACTATTGGTACAAATCCAACTCTTTCATTTGGTACTAAGCCAAGCGGCCCCTTTGGTATGAATACTAGTACAGTGATTAATACCAGTGCCAAGACAAATAGCGATCAAACTTCTAGTACAAATCCAACTCTTCCGTTTGGTATGAATACTAGTACAGTGATTAATACCAGTGCCAAGACAAATAGCGATCCAACTATTGGTACAAATCCAACTCTTTCATTTGGTACTAAGCCAAGCGGCCCCTTTGGTATGAATACTAGTACAGTGATTAATACCAGTGCCAAGACAAATAGCGATCCAAGTATTGGTACAAATCCAACTCTTTCGTTTGGTACTAAACCAACCATTCCGATTGGTATCAATACTAGTACAGTAAATAATGCTAGTACATACAACATTAAAACTGACCGAACTAGTTTTACAAATACCGGCATTGCTTTGGGGCTACCCGAATTTGACGTGAAAGCCGACTTCTCTAACAATTCTGGTGGTGTAGTAAGAAATATGAATCAAAATACTATTGCCCCTTATTCTCATCATATTCGTCGTGACACTGATCAACAAAGCTTAAATTCTAGACATAACAGTTTGAACTTTGATAAAGGATACCCTATATCTGGAGAAATTAGTCTTAAGGGTGATTTAAATGGACTGAATACTGTATTTCTTAGTCTTAAGATTAGTAAAGATGACCCTAATTCTGAAAATATCAGTCTAAAGATTAACGAAAGTGGCTGTAATACGGCGGATGATAGTATTGATATTGATAAAGTTCGTCATATATCAGGAGACACAGCACTTGAGATAGATAAAAAAGATCCAAATTTTagagaaattaattttataaatgataaaattgCTCCTAATAATGGAGATACGGACTTGACGATTAATCAATTCGTTTGTAATCCTAGAAACATTGTCAAGATAAATCAAGATTGCCCTAATTCGGGAGATACCAATTTTAGCCATGATAAAGTCGGTAATAATTCTGGAGATGCCGGTGGACGCCATGCTCAATCAAAAATTCCTATGACTACCAAAGGTGAAACTGATTCTGCAGATACTGGTCTTAAAATTGCGTCCGATGGCCTTAATTGTAAAGATACGACAAATAGGTATGATGCAGATGGGCTTAAATCcgaagatattaattttaagcaAATAGATGGTCCTAATTCTGGAGATACTGGTAGGCATAATGCCGAAGACGCGAGTCCTAACTCTGCTAAAGATGAGACTTCTGCTGTAGATGTTGGCCTTAAGATTTCTTCTGATGTCCTAAATTATAAAGATAAGAACCTTAAGTATCATACAAGTGAGCTTAAATTTGGAAATATAAGTCTCAAGAATATAGGTGACCCTAGTTCTGAggttactggtggtcgcaatgCTGAAGATGGAAATCCTGCTAACGATGATACTAATTCTGCAGATGCTGGTATTAAGATTGCGTCAGATACCCATAATTGCATTGATACGAAACTGAATAATCATTCAGGCGAGCTTATAATTGGGAATGTAAATCTTAAGCAAGTAGGCAGCCCCAATTCTGAAGGTACTGGTGACCCTAATTCTGAAGAGGCAAGTCCTAAGACTGCTAAAGATGAAACTACTACAAATGCCAGCCTTAAGATTAATTTTGACGCCCTTCTTTCTAAAGATACGAATCTAAAGTATCAAAGTCATTCAGGTAAGTTTAAATGGGGAGATATCAATTCCAAGAATAAAGGTGATTCTAATTCTGGACATACTGGTGGTAAAGATACTTGTAGTAAATCTGCTGAAGACTtgaattaa